In Papaver somniferum cultivar HN1 chromosome 1, ASM357369v1, whole genome shotgun sequence, a genomic segment contains:
- the LOC113327034 gene encoding uncharacterized protein LOC113327034: MEKVEYSKRSWVTWPSYKGDAKRVNNAVNNALKKYYEALSVLGEDERKDVEKANGWVINEMLDMQKKTMSDELMNFDEVLKIWNKATFGEEDPEGSGGTAS, encoded by the exons ATGGAGAAGGTTGAATATTCGAAAAGGAGTTGGGTAACTTGGCCGTCTTATAAGGGGGATGCCAAACGTGTAAATAATGCTGTAAACAATGCGTTGAAGAAATATTATGAGGCACTGTCAGTATTGGGCGAGGATGAAAGAAAGGATGTTGAGAAGGCCAACGGGTGGGTAATTAATGAAATGTTAGATATGCAAAAGAAAACGATGAGTGATGAGCTGATGAATTTTGATGAG GTTCTTAAGATATGGAACAAGGCCACTTTTGGAGAGGAGGATCCGGAAGGAAGTGGAGGCACTGCAAGTTAG